The following coding sequences are from one Kosakonia sp. H02 window:
- the cheW gene encoding chemotaxis protein CheW, producing MTGMSNVAKLAGEPSGQEFLVFTLGDEEYGIDILKVQEIRGYDQVTRIANTPDFIKGVTNLRGVIVPIVDLRVKFSQGEVEYNENTVVIVLNLGQRVVGIVVDGVSDVLSLAADQIRPAPEFAVTLSTEYLTGLGALGDRMLILVNIEKLLNSDEMALLDMAATHVA from the coding sequence ATGACCGGTATGAGTAATGTAGCAAAACTGGCGGGCGAGCCATCGGGTCAGGAGTTCCTGGTATTTACCCTGGGTGATGAAGAGTACGGCATCGATATTCTGAAAGTGCAGGAAATTCGTGGCTATGACCAGGTAACCCGCATCGCCAACACCCCGGACTTTATCAAGGGCGTTACCAACCTGCGCGGTGTGATCGTACCGATCGTGGACCTGCGCGTGAAGTTCAGCCAGGGCGAAGTGGAATATAACGAAAACACCGTCGTTATCGTGCTGAACCTCGGCCAGCGCGTGGTCGGTATCGTGGTGGATGGCGTGTCTGACGTGCTGTCGCTGGCGGCGGATCAAATTCGCCCGGCGCCGGAATTTGCTGTGACCCTTTCAACAGAATACCTGACCGGCCTCGGCGCGCTGGGTGACCGTATGCTGATTCTGGTGAACATTGAAAAACTGCTCAACAGCGACGAAATGGCGCTGCTGGACATGGCTGCGACCCACGTAGCGTAA
- the cheA gene encoding chemotaxis protein CheA, translated as MSMDISDFYQTFFDEADELLADMEQHLLDLVPEAPDSEQLNAIFRAAHSIKGGAGTFGFTILQETTHLMENLLDEARRGEMQLNTDIINLFLETKDIMQEQLDAYKSSQEPDAASFEYICNALRQLALEAKGEGVPATANGAILSVVESAALAAETAPAAANDGKLRIILSRLKESEVGLLEEELGNLGTLSDVVKGADSLSVTIDGGISEDDIIAVLCFVIEADQIAFEKASPAAVEEMAEAVAEVTETPAEAALPAVKPAAAPALKAVAKEHPAGREKPARGSESTSIRVAVEKVDQLINLVGELVITQSMLAQRSNELDPVTHGDLITSMSQLQRNARDLQESVMSIRMMPMEYVFSRFPRLVRDLASKLDKQVELTLQGSSTELDKSLIERIIDPLTHLVRNSLDHGIETPQKRVEAGKSPIGNLILSAEHQGGNICIEVTDDGAGLNRERILAKALSQGMAVNENMTDEEVGMLIFAPGFSTAEQVTDVSGRGVGMDVVKRNIQEMGGHVEIKSKQGTGTTIRILLPLTLAILDGMSVKVNNEVFILPLNAVMESLQPSEEDLHPLAGGERVLEVRGEYLPLVELWKVFDVMGAKTEATQGIVVILQSAGRRYALLVDQLIGQHQVVVKNLESNYRKVPGISAATILGDGSVALIVDVSALQGLNREHRMAHTAA; from the coding sequence GTGAGCATGGATATTAGTGATTTTTATCAGACATTCTTTGATGAGGCCGACGAACTGTTGGCCGATATGGAACAACATTTATTGGATCTGGTGCCGGAAGCGCCGGATTCAGAACAGCTCAACGCCATCTTCCGTGCTGCACACTCTATAAAAGGCGGCGCGGGGACATTCGGCTTTACCATCTTGCAGGAAACCACGCACCTGATGGAAAACCTGCTTGATGAAGCCCGGCGTGGTGAAATGCAGCTTAACACCGACATCATCAACCTGTTTTTGGAAACCAAAGATATCATGCAGGAACAGCTCGACGCCTATAAAAGCTCGCAAGAGCCGGACGCTGCCAGCTTCGAATATATCTGCAACGCCCTGCGCCAGCTGGCGCTGGAAGCAAAAGGAGAGGGTGTTCCTGCGACCGCGAATGGCGCAATACTCTCCGTTGTAGAGAGTGCTGCGCTTGCCGCCGAAACCGCACCGGCTGCCGCCAATGACGGCAAGCTGCGCATTATTCTGTCGCGCCTGAAAGAGAGTGAAGTCGGGCTGCTGGAAGAAGAACTGGGCAACCTCGGCACCCTGAGCGATGTGGTCAAAGGGGCCGACAGCCTGAGCGTCACCATCGACGGCGGTATCAGCGAAGACGACATCATTGCGGTGTTGTGCTTTGTGATTGAAGCCGATCAGATTGCCTTTGAAAAAGCATCACCCGCCGCCGTTGAAGAGATGGCTGAAGCGGTAGCTGAAGTGACAGAAACCCCGGCTGAAGCTGCCCTCCCGGCCGTGAAACCGGCGGCGGCACCGGCGCTGAAAGCGGTGGCGAAAGAGCATCCGGCGGGCCGTGAAAAACCCGCGCGCGGTAGTGAATCCACCAGCATCCGCGTGGCGGTAGAAAAAGTCGATCAACTGATAAACCTGGTCGGCGAACTGGTTATCACCCAGTCGATGCTGGCCCAGCGCTCCAATGAACTGGATCCAGTCACTCATGGCGACCTGATCACCAGCATGAGCCAGTTGCAGCGTAACGCCCGCGACTTGCAGGAATCGGTGATGTCGATTCGTATGATGCCGATGGAATATGTCTTCAGCCGCTTCCCGCGTCTGGTGCGTGACCTGGCAAGCAAGCTTGATAAGCAAGTGGAACTGACCTTACAGGGCAGCTCAACCGAACTGGATAAGAGCCTGATCGAACGCATTATCGATCCGTTAACGCACCTGGTGCGTAACAGCCTTGACCACGGTATCGAAACGCCACAAAAACGCGTCGAAGCCGGGAAGTCACCGATTGGTAACCTGATTCTTTCTGCCGAACACCAGGGCGGCAACATCTGCATCGAAGTGACCGACGACGGCGCAGGCCTTAATCGCGAGCGTATCCTGGCGAAAGCGCTCTCTCAGGGCATGGCGGTCAATGAAAATATGACCGACGAAGAAGTGGGGATGCTGATTTTCGCCCCTGGCTTCTCCACCGCGGAACAAGTTACCGACGTTTCCGGCCGTGGTGTCGGCATGGACGTGGTTAAACGTAACATCCAGGAGATGGGCGGCCACGTAGAGATCAAATCGAAGCAGGGCACTGGCACCACGATCCGTATCCTGCTGCCGTTGACGCTGGCGATTCTCGACGGCATGTCGGTGAAAGTGAATAACGAAGTCTTTATTCTGCCGCTCAACGCCGTGATGGAATCATTGCAGCCGAGCGAAGAAGACCTACATCCGCTGGCGGGCGGCGAGCGCGTGCTGGAAGTGCGCGGTGAATACCTGCCGCTGGTTGAGCTGTGGAAAGTGTTTGACGTCATGGGCGCGAAAACCGAAGCCACGCAGGGGATCGTCGTTATTCTGCAAAGCGCAGGTCGTCGCTATGCACTGTTGGTCGATCAGCTGATTGGTCAGCACCAGGTGGTCGTGAAAAACCTGGAAAGTAACTATCGCAAAGTGCCGGGGATTTCTGCCGCCACCATCCTGGGTGATGGTAGCGTCGCGCTGATCGTTGATGTATCAGCGTTGCAGGGGTTGAATCGTGAACATCGTATGGCGCATACAGCCGCCTGA
- the motB gene encoding flagellar motor protein MotB, protein MKNQSHPIVVVRRKKHKGHGGGAHGSWKIAYADFMTAMMAFFLVMWLISISSPKELIQIAEYFRTPLATAVTGGPRISNSDSPIPGGGDDYTQQQGEVQKQPNIDDLKRRMEQSRLSKLRGDLDQLIEADPKLRALRPHLKIDLVQEGLRIQIIDSQNRPMFKTGSADVEPYMRDILRAIAPVLNGIPNKVSLSGHTDDAPYANGDKGYSNWELSADRANASRRELVAGGLDDGKVLRVVGMAATMRLADRGPDDAINRRISLLVLNQQAEAAILHENAESQSAPISAITQPEPAASASAPASAAPAAVPTSPQANPR, encoded by the coding sequence ATGAAAAACCAGTCCCATCCGATCGTCGTAGTCAGACGTAAAAAACATAAAGGCCATGGTGGCGGCGCGCACGGCTCCTGGAAGATAGCCTACGCCGACTTTATGACGGCGATGATGGCGTTTTTCCTGGTGATGTGGCTGATTTCTATCTCCAGCCCGAAAGAACTTATCCAGATTGCGGAGTATTTCCGCACGCCGCTGGCTACTGCGGTGACCGGCGGGCCGAGGATTTCAAACAGCGACAGCCCGATCCCGGGCGGTGGCGATGACTACACACAGCAACAAGGCGAAGTGCAAAAACAGCCCAACATTGACGACCTGAAACGCCGCATGGAGCAGTCGCGCCTGAGTAAACTGCGCGGCGATCTGGATCAGTTAATTGAGGCCGATCCGAAACTGCGCGCGCTGCGCCCGCATTTAAAAATCGACCTCGTTCAGGAAGGGCTGCGCATTCAGATTATCGACAGCCAGAACCGGCCAATGTTTAAAACCGGCAGCGCCGACGTCGAACCTTACATGCGCGATATTTTACGGGCGATTGCGCCAGTACTGAACGGCATTCCGAACAAAGTGAGCCTCTCCGGCCACACCGATGATGCGCCTTACGCCAACGGCGACAAAGGCTACAGCAACTGGGAGCTTTCCGCCGATCGCGCTAACGCGTCGCGTCGTGAACTGGTTGCCGGTGGGCTTGATGACGGCAAAGTGCTGCGTGTTGTCGGCATGGCCGCCACCATGCGCCTGGCCGATCGCGGCCCCGATGACGCCATCAACCGTCGAATTAGTCTTTTGGTACTCAATCAGCAGGCAGAAGCGGCCATTCTGCATGAGAACGCCGAGAGTCAGAGTGCGCCAATAAGCGCGATTACACAGCCAGAGCCAGCGGCGTCAGCCTCTGCGCCCGCGTCAGCGGCTCCGGCGGCAGTTCCCACATCGCCACAAGCCAATCCGAGGTGA
- the motA gene encoding flagellar motor stator protein MotA has protein sequence MLIVLGYLVVLGAVLGGYVMTGGHLGALYQPSELIIIGGAGLGAFIVGNNGKAIKGTLKALPLLFRRSKYTKSMYMDLLALLYRLMAKSRQQGMFSLERDIENPTESEIFASYPRILADATMLEFIVDYLRLIISGNMNTFEIEALMDEEIETHESEAEVPANALAMVGDSLPAFGIVAAVMGVVHALASADRPAAELGALIAHAMVGTFLGILLAYGFISPLACVLRQKSAETAKMMQCVKITLLSNLNGYAPPIAVEFGRKTLYSSERPSFIELDEHVRAVRNPNQQTTTEDA, from the coding sequence GTGCTTATCGTATTAGGTTACCTGGTTGTTCTTGGTGCAGTCTTAGGCGGTTATGTAATGACCGGTGGTCACCTTGGAGCACTATATCAACCGTCAGAACTGATCATCATCGGCGGGGCGGGTCTTGGTGCATTCATTGTGGGCAACAACGGAAAAGCCATCAAAGGAACGCTGAAAGCGCTGCCTTTGCTGTTTCGCCGTTCAAAGTACACCAAAAGTATGTATATGGACTTGCTGGCGCTGCTCTATCGCCTGATGGCGAAGTCGCGTCAACAAGGGATGTTCTCGCTGGAACGGGATATTGAAAACCCGACTGAGAGCGAGATTTTTGCCAGCTACCCGCGCATCCTGGCGGATGCCACCATGCTGGAATTCATTGTCGATTACCTGCGTCTGATAATCAGCGGCAACATGAACACCTTCGAAATCGAAGCGTTGATGGACGAAGAGATCGAAACCCACGAAAGCGAAGCGGAAGTTCCGGCCAACGCGCTGGCGATGGTAGGTGATTCACTTCCGGCGTTCGGTATCGTGGCGGCGGTCATGGGGGTGGTTCACGCCCTGGCGTCGGCCGATCGTCCGGCGGCTGAACTTGGTGCGCTTATCGCTCACGCGATGGTGGGAACCTTCCTCGGGATCCTGTTGGCGTATGGGTTTATCTCGCCGCTGGCCTGCGTGTTACGCCAGAAGAGCGCGGAAACCGCCAAGATGATGCAGTGCGTAAAAATCACGCTGCTGTCGAACCTGAACGGTTATGCGCCGCCGATTGCCGTCGAATTTGGGCGTAAAACGCTGTACTCCAGCGAGCGTCCATCGTTTATCGAACTGGATGAACACGTACGTGCGGTCAGAAATCCTAACCAACAGACGACCACCGAGGACGCATGA
- the flhC gene encoding flagellar transcriptional regulator FlhC codes for MGEKSIVQEARDIQLAMELITLGARLQMLESETQLSRGRLIKLYKELRGSPPPKGMLPFSTDWFMTWEQNIHASMFCNAWQFLLKTGLCSGVDAVIKAYRLYLEQCPHSDEGPLLALTRAWTLVRFVESGLLELSRCNCCGGNFITHAHQPVGSFACSLCQPPSRAVKRRKLSQEAADIIPQLLDEQIDQAV; via the coding sequence ATGGGTGAGAAAAGCATTGTTCAGGAAGCACGCGATATTCAGTTAGCGATGGAACTGATTACGCTGGGTGCGCGTTTACAAATGCTGGAGAGTGAGACGCAACTTAGCCGTGGTCGTCTTATCAAACTGTATAAAGAGTTACGTGGTAGCCCGCCGCCAAAAGGCATGCTGCCATTCTCCACCGACTGGTTTATGACCTGGGAACAAAATATCCACGCGTCGATGTTCTGCAACGCCTGGCAATTTCTGTTAAAAACCGGTCTTTGCAGCGGCGTTGACGCGGTCATCAAAGCCTACCGACTTTATCTCGAACAATGTCCTCACTCTGACGAAGGACCACTGCTGGCGCTGACTCGCGCCTGGACGCTGGTTCGTTTCGTGGAAAGCGGATTGCTGGAGTTGTCACGCTGTAATTGCTGCGGTGGTAATTTCATTACCCATGCGCATCAGCCTGTTGGAAGCTTTGCCTGTAGTTTGTGCCAGCCGCCGTCTCGCGCGGTAAAAAGACGTAAACTTTCCCAGGAAGCTGCCGATATTATTCCACAACTGCTGGATGAACAGATCGATCAGGCTGTTTAA
- the flhD gene encoding flagellar transcriptional regulator FlhD, with the protein MHTSELLKHVYDINLSYLLLAQRLISQDKASAMFRLGINEEMATTLGELTLPQMVKLAETNQLICQFRFDNHQTITRLTQESRVDDLQQVHTGILLSTRLLNESAKNGDAARKKRA; encoded by the coding sequence ATGCATACATCCGAGTTGCTGAAACACGTTTATGACATCAATTTGTCGTATTTACTTCTTGCTCAGCGTTTGATTAGTCAGGACAAAGCGTCCGCAATGTTCCGCCTTGGTATTAACGAAGAAATGGCAACCACGTTGGGTGAGTTGACCCTGCCGCAAATGGTTAAATTGGCTGAAACCAATCAGCTTATCTGCCAGTTCCGTTTTGACAATCATCAGACCATCACTCGTCTGACCCAAGAATCTCGCGTGGATGATTTACAGCAAGTCCACACCGGTATTTTACTTTCAACGCGCTTGCTTAACGAATCAGCAAAAAACGGCGACGCGGCCAGGAAGAAAAGGGCATAA
- the uspC gene encoding universal stress protein UspC produces MTYAHLLVAVAVTPESQQLLAKAVDIARPFNARISLITFAADPELYNQLAAPMMENVREMLQEETQQFLDQLINNAGYPVERAIIASGELSEHILHTCRTQSVDLVVCGNHNQTFLSRAACSAKSIVQTSEVDVLLVSLRE; encoded by the coding sequence ATGACGTATGCGCATCTTCTGGTCGCCGTAGCCGTCACGCCTGAGAGCCAGCAACTGTTGGCAAAAGCCGTTGATATTGCCCGCCCTTTTAACGCCCGCATCAGCCTGATTACCTTCGCTGCCGACCCGGAACTCTATAACCAACTCGCCGCACCGATGATGGAAAATGTGCGTGAGATGTTGCAGGAAGAGACGCAACAATTTCTCGATCAGTTAATTAACAACGCCGGTTATCCTGTCGAGCGTGCCATTATCGCGTCGGGGGAATTAAGCGAGCATATTCTGCACACTTGCCGGACGCAGAGCGTCGATTTAGTGGTGTGCGGGAATCATAATCAGACGTTTTTATCGCGTGCCGCTTGCTCAGCAAAGAGCATTGTGCAAACCAGTGAAGTGGATGTGCTGCTGGTATCCCTTAGAGAGTAA
- the otsA gene encoding alpha,alpha-trehalose-phosphate synthase: MSRLVVVSNRIAPPDDKKASAGGLAVGIMGALKATGGLWFGWSGEIGDEDAPLKKVTKGNITWASFNLSEEHHEQYYSQFSNAVLWPAFHYRLDLVKFQREAWDGYQEVNALLADKLLPLLKEDDILWIHDYHLLPFASELRKRGVNNQIGFFLHIPFPTPEIFNALPPYAELLEALCDYDLLGFQTESDRLAFLDSLSMQTRLSTRNGKEHTAWGKNFRTEVYPIGIEPNEIAQQAAGPLPAKLAQLKNELKNVKNIFSVERLDYSKGLPERFLAYETLLEKFPQHHGKIRYTQIAPTSRGEVQAYQDIRHQLETEAGRINGKYGQLGWTPLYYLNQHFDRKVLMKVFRYAEVGLVTPLRDGMNLVAKEYVAAQDPQNPGVLVLSQFAGAANELTSALIVNPYDRDDVAAALDRALRMPLAERISRHAEMLKVITENDIDHWQQRFISDLKQITPRSAQSQLQNKVATFPKLA, translated from the coding sequence ATGAGTCGCTTAGTCGTAGTATCTAATCGTATTGCACCGCCTGATGACAAAAAGGCCAGCGCTGGCGGGCTGGCTGTGGGGATTATGGGCGCATTGAAAGCCACCGGCGGGCTGTGGTTTGGCTGGAGCGGTGAGATCGGTGACGAAGACGCACCGTTGAAAAAAGTGACCAAGGGCAATATCACCTGGGCTTCTTTTAACCTGAGTGAAGAGCATCACGAGCAGTATTATTCCCAGTTCTCGAATGCCGTATTATGGCCTGCTTTCCACTACCGTCTGGATCTGGTCAAGTTCCAGCGCGAAGCCTGGGACGGCTATCAGGAAGTGAACGCTCTGCTGGCAGACAAACTGCTGCCGCTGCTGAAAGAAGACGACATTCTGTGGATCCACGATTACCATCTGCTGCCGTTTGCCAGTGAGCTGCGTAAACGCGGCGTGAATAATCAAATCGGCTTCTTCCTGCATATTCCTTTCCCGACGCCGGAAATCTTCAATGCGCTACCGCCGTATGCGGAGCTGCTGGAAGCGCTGTGCGATTACGATCTGCTTGGCTTCCAGACCGAAAGTGACCGTCTGGCGTTCCTCGATAGCCTCTCCATGCAGACAAGGTTGAGCACGCGCAACGGTAAAGAACATACGGCGTGGGGGAAAAACTTCCGCACCGAAGTTTACCCGATCGGTATCGAACCGAACGAAATTGCCCAGCAGGCCGCTGGCCCGCTACCGGCAAAACTGGCGCAGCTGAAAAACGAGCTGAAGAATGTGAAGAACATCTTCTCCGTTGAGCGCCTGGATTACTCCAAAGGCTTGCCGGAACGCTTCCTGGCCTATGAAACCCTGCTGGAGAAGTTCCCGCAGCATCACGGCAAAATCCGTTATACGCAGATTGCACCCACCTCCCGTGGCGAAGTGCAGGCCTATCAGGATATTCGTCACCAACTGGAGACGGAAGCCGGGCGCATTAACGGCAAATATGGTCAGCTTGGCTGGACGCCGCTTTACTACCTCAACCAGCATTTTGATCGCAAAGTGTTGATGAAAGTGTTCCGCTACGCGGAAGTAGGGCTGGTGACGCCGCTGCGGGATGGCATGAACCTGGTGGCGAAAGAGTATGTTGCCGCGCAGGATCCACAAAACCCCGGCGTACTGGTGTTGTCACAATTTGCGGGTGCGGCTAATGAGCTGACCTCGGCGCTGATCGTCAACCCGTACGATCGTGATGATGTTGCCGCCGCGCTGGACAGAGCACTGCGCATGCCGCTGGCAGAGCGTATTTCACGCCACGCTGAAATGCTGAAAGTCATCACGGAAAACGATATTGACCACTGGCAGCAGAGGTTTATCAGCGACCTAAAGCAAATCACGCCACGTAGCGCGCAAAGCCAGCTACAAAATAAAGTGGCGACGTTTCCCAAACTAGCCTGA
- the otsB gene encoding trehalose-phosphatase, with amino-acid sequence MEDALSVPPLISGNFAFFFDLDGTLADIKPRPDDVFIPEQVLTTLSLLAKMNNGALALISGRSINELDALVKPYRFPLAGVHGAERRDINGQTERVTLPKEVLIPLEQALRHGLASLDGVQLEAKGMAFALHYRQAPQHEEAVFALARYMVEEFPQLAMQPGKCVVELKPSGIHKGAAIEAFLRTPPFTGRKPVFLGDDLTDEHGFKTVNQLGGISIKVGTGATQAQWRLADVGDVYQWLERVTHQQQQEKALTNRRDGYESLSRSI; translated from the coding sequence GTGGAAGACGCGTTATCTGTACCGCCTCTCATTTCCGGTAATTTTGCCTTTTTTTTCGATTTGGATGGCACTCTCGCTGACATTAAACCGCGCCCGGATGACGTATTTATCCCGGAGCAAGTGCTGACCACACTTTCATTGCTTGCAAAGATGAATAACGGGGCGCTGGCGTTGATTTCAGGGCGTTCAATTAACGAGCTTGACGCGCTTGTTAAACCTTATCGCTTCCCGCTGGCCGGGGTGCATGGGGCAGAGCGCCGCGATATCAATGGTCAAACCGAGCGCGTGACATTACCGAAAGAGGTGTTAATTCCGCTGGAGCAGGCGCTCCGGCACGGGCTGGCGTCCCTTGACGGCGTGCAGCTCGAAGCTAAAGGGATGGCGTTTGCCTTGCACTATCGTCAGGCACCGCAGCATGAAGAGGCGGTTTTTGCACTGGCTCGATACATGGTTGAGGAGTTCCCGCAACTGGCGATGCAGCCGGGCAAATGCGTGGTTGAACTCAAACCATCGGGGATTCATAAGGGCGCGGCGATTGAAGCTTTTCTGCGCACGCCGCCCTTCACCGGCAGGAAACCGGTGTTTCTGGGTGACGATCTAACCGATGAGCATGGTTTTAAAACCGTTAATCAACTTGGCGGTATCTCGATCAAAGTCGGTACAGGCGCGACACAAGCGCAGTGGCGGCTTGCCGACGTCGGGGATGTTTATCAATGGCTGGAACGTGTAACCCATCAACAACAACAAGAAAAGGCGCTAACAAACAGGAGAGATGGCTATGAGTCGCTTAGTCGTAGTATCTAA
- the araH gene encoding L-arabinose ABC transporter permease AraH yields the protein MSSLTTSRAPKKTPFTLGRIWDQFGMLVVFAVLFIGCAVFVPNFASFVNMKGLGLAISMSGMVACGMLFCLASGDFDLSVASVIACAGVTTAVVINLSESLWIGVFAGLLLGVASGFINGFVIARLKINALITTLATMQIVRGLAYIISDGKAVGIEDERFFTLGYANWLGLPAPIWLTVGCLIIFGFLLNKTTFGRNTLAIGGNEEAARLAGVPVVRTKIIIFVLSGLVSAAAGIILASRMTSGQPMTSIGYELIVISACVLGGVSLKGGIGKISYVVAGILILGTVENAMNLLNISPFSQYVVRGLILLAAVIFDRYKQKAKRTV from the coding sequence ATGTCATCTTTAACTACGTCCCGCGCCCCAAAAAAGACGCCGTTCACCCTCGGACGCATCTGGGATCAGTTCGGCATGCTGGTGGTTTTTGCCGTGCTGTTTATCGGGTGTGCGGTGTTTGTGCCGAACTTTGCCTCCTTCGTCAATATGAAGGGGCTGGGTCTGGCGATCTCCATGTCCGGCATGGTGGCGTGCGGCATGCTGTTCTGCCTGGCGTCCGGGGATTTTGACCTCTCCGTCGCGTCCGTGATTGCCTGCGCCGGTGTCACCACCGCGGTGGTGATTAACCTCAGCGAAAGCCTGTGGATTGGCGTATTCGCCGGTCTATTGCTTGGCGTTGCCAGCGGTTTTATTAACGGTTTTGTCATTGCCCGTTTGAAAATCAACGCCCTGATCACCACCCTGGCGACAATGCAAATTGTGCGCGGGCTGGCGTATATCATTTCCGATGGCAAAGCCGTTGGTATTGAAGACGAACGCTTCTTTACCCTTGGTTATGCCAACTGGCTGGGCTTGCCTGCGCCTATCTGGCTGACGGTCGGTTGCCTGATTATTTTCGGCTTCCTGCTTAACAAAACCACCTTTGGCCGCAACACGCTGGCGATTGGCGGTAATGAAGAGGCCGCGCGGCTGGCGGGTGTCCCGGTGGTGCGCACCAAAATTATCATCTTTGTGTTGTCGGGCCTGGTGTCGGCGGCGGCCGGGATTATCCTCGCCTCGCGTATGACCAGCGGCCAGCCGATGACCTCTATCGGTTATGAACTGATTGTGATTTCGGCCTGTGTGCTGGGTGGGGTTTCTCTTAAAGGTGGGATCGGCAAAATTTCATACGTTGTGGCGGGGATTTTAATTCTCGGCACGGTGGAAAACGCCATGAACCTGCTGAACATCTCTCCCTTCTCACAATACGTGGTTCGCGGCCTGATCCTGCTTGCAGCGGTGATTTTCGACCGTTACAAACAGAAAGCTAAGCGCACCGTCTGA
- the araG gene encoding L-arabinose ABC transporter ATP-binding protein AraG, which yields MQQSTPYLSFRGISKTFPGVKALSDITFDCYAGQVHALMGENGAGKSTLLKILSGNYAPTSGTLALKGEEVTFADTTAALNAGVAIIYQELHLVPEMTVAENIYLGQLPHKSGIVNRSLLNYEAGLQLEHLGLDIDPQTPLKYLSIGQWQMVEIAKALARNAKVIAFDEPTSSLSAREIDNLFRVIRELRKEGRVILYVSHRMEEIFALSDAITVFKDGRYVRTFTDTQQVSHDQLVQAMVGRELGDIYGWQPREYGEQRLQLDQVKAPGVRTPISLSVRSGEIVGLFGLVGAGRSELMKGLFGGTQITAGQVLIDGERVTIQKPAHAIRAGMMLCPEDRKAEGIIPVHSVQENINISARRKYIRAGCLINDSWESDNAEHHIRALNIKTPGADQLIMNLSGGNQQKAILGRWLSEEMKVILLDEPTRGIDVGAKHEIYNVIYALASRGVAVLFASSDLPEVIGVADRIVVMREGEIAGEILHGQGDEQQVLSLAMPKVSQAVA from the coding sequence ATGCAACAGTCTACCCCTTATCTCTCGTTTCGCGGCATCAGTAAGACGTTTCCCGGTGTGAAGGCGCTCAGCGACATCACCTTTGATTGCTATGCCGGGCAAGTTCACGCCCTGATGGGCGAAAATGGCGCGGGTAAATCGACCCTGTTAAAAATCCTCAGCGGGAACTATGCGCCGACCTCCGGCACACTGGCTCTCAAAGGCGAGGAAGTTACTTTCGCTGACACCACCGCGGCGCTCAATGCCGGCGTGGCGATTATTTATCAGGAACTGCACCTGGTGCCGGAAATGACCGTCGCCGAGAACATTTATCTGGGGCAGTTACCGCACAAAAGCGGGATTGTGAACCGCTCGCTGCTCAATTACGAAGCGGGGTTACAGCTTGAACATCTCGGCTTAGATATCGACCCGCAAACCCCGTTGAAATACCTCTCCATTGGTCAATGGCAGATGGTGGAAATCGCCAAAGCGCTGGCGCGTAACGCCAAAGTTATCGCTTTCGATGAACCGACCAGTTCGCTCTCGGCGCGGGAAATTGACAACCTGTTTCGCGTTATCCGCGAGCTGCGCAAAGAGGGGCGCGTGATCCTCTACGTTTCCCACCGCATGGAAGAGATTTTTGCCCTCAGCGATGCCATCACCGTGTTTAAAGACGGCCGCTACGTGCGCACTTTTACCGATACGCAGCAGGTCAGTCACGACCAACTGGTGCAGGCGATGGTTGGGCGCGAACTGGGCGATATTTACGGCTGGCAGCCGCGGGAATATGGCGAGCAGCGCCTGCAACTCGACCAGGTCAAAGCCCCAGGCGTACGTACGCCAATCAGCCTGAGCGTACGCAGCGGCGAAATCGTCGGTCTGTTTGGCCTGGTGGGCGCTGGGCGCAGCGAGCTGATGAAAGGGCTGTTTGGCGGCACGCAAATCACCGCAGGGCAGGTGTTGATTGATGGCGAGCGGGTCACTATCCAGAAACCGGCCCACGCCATTCGCGCGGGCATGATGCTCTGCCCGGAAGACCGCAAAGCGGAAGGGATCATTCCTGTCCATTCGGTACAGGAGAACATCAATATCAGCGCCCGGCGCAAATACATCCGCGCAGGCTGCCTGATTAACGATAGCTGGGAGAGCGATAACGCCGAGCATCATATTCGTGCGCTGAATATCAAAACCCCTGGCGCCGATCAGCTCATTATGAATCTCTCCGGCGGAAACCAGCAAAAAGCCATTCTCGGGCGCTGGCTGTCGGAGGAGATGAAAGTCATTTTGCTCGACGAACCGACGCGCGGCATTGATGTCGGCGCGAAACATGAAATCTATAACGTGATTTACGCGCTGGCGTCTCGCGGTGTTGCGGTGCTGTTTGCCTCAAGCGACCTGCCGGAAGTGATAGGCGTTGCCGATCGTATTGTGGTCATGCGCGAAGGCGAAATAGCCGGAGAGATACTGCACGGTCAGGGTGATGAACAGCAGGTGCTAAGCCTTGCGATGCCGAAAGTTAGCCAGGCTGTCGCCTGA